Proteins encoded by one window of Podarcis muralis chromosome 11, rPodMur119.hap1.1, whole genome shotgun sequence:
- the HAPLN1 gene encoding hyaluronan and proteoglycan link protein 1, protein MKSLLFLVLISFCWADHHAANFTLEHDRIIHIHENGPRLLVEADQTKIFSQRGGNVTLPCKFYRDHGSSDSGSHKIRVKWTKLTSDYLKEVDVYVEMGYHKKSYGNYQGRVFLKKSTENDASLVITNIMLEDYGKYKCEVIEGLEDDTTVVSLDLEGIVFPYFPRLGRYNLNFHEAQQACLDQDAVIASFDQLYDAWRAGLDWCNAGWLNDGSVQYPITHPREPCGGKNTVPGIRNYGFSNKDQSRYDVFCFTSHFNGRFYYLIHPTKLTYDEAVHACLKDGAQIAKVGQMFAAWKLLGYDRCDAGWLADGSVRYPISRPRKRCSPTEAAVRFVGFPDKKHKLYGVYCFRSYQ, encoded by the exons ATGAAGAGCCTACTTTTCCTGGTGTTGATTTCTTTCTGCTGGGCTGATCATCATGCTGCCAACTTCACACTGGAGCATGACAGAATTATTCACATCCACG AAAATGGACCTCGCCTCCTTGTGGAAGCAGATCAAACAAAAATCTTCTCACAACGGGGTGGCAATGTTACACTGCCATGTAAATTTTATCGTGACCATGGATCATCTGACTCGGGATCCCATAAAATTCGGGTCAAGTGGACCAAACTCACCTCAGATTACCTCAAGGAAGTGGATGTCTATGTTGAAATGGGATATCACAAAAAGAGCTATGGGAATTACCAAGGAAGAGTTTTcctgaagaaaagcactgaaaaCGATGCCTCCCTTGTAATCACAAATATAATGCTGGAGGATTATGGGAAATACAAATGTGAAGTGATTGAAGGTTTAGAAGATGACACAACTGTCGTATCTCTGGACTTAGAAG gCATTGTATTCCCTTACTTCCCACGACTGGGTCGTTACAACTTAAACTTCCACGAGGCCCAGCAAGCCTGCCTGGACCAAGATGCAGTTATCGCTTCGTTTGATCAGTTGTACGATGCGTGGAGAGCAGGCCTGGACTGGTGCAATGCTGGCTGGCTCAATGACGGGTCAGTGCAATATCCCATTACGCATCCCAGGGAGCCTTGCGGTGGGAAGAATACAGTGCCTGGAATCCGGAATTATGGCTTCTCAAATAAAGATCAAAGTAGATACGATGTCTTCTGTTTTACATCCCATTTTAATG GCCGTTTTTACTACCTAATACACCCAACCAAGCTGACCTACGATGAAGCAGTACATGCCTGCCTCAAAGATGGTGCACAGATTGCTAAAGTAGGCCAAATGTTTGCAGCCTGGAAACTCCTGGGATACGACCGCTGTGATGCCGGCTGGCTGGCTGATGGCAGCGTCCGCTACCCCATCTCTAGGCCAAGGAAACGCTGCAGTCCTACTGAAGCAGCAGTCCGCTTTGTGGGCTTTCCCGATAAAAAGCACAAGCTCTATGGTGTCTACTGCTTTAGGTCATACCAGTGA